The Oscillatoria sp. FACHB-1407 DNA segment GGCGATCGCACTCGGTGCTCCAAAGATCGACAAACCAGCAACAGACGACACAAACCAAGTAGAAACGGGGAACCAATAAATTTTTCTCTTCACAATGAATCCAGTGGGGGTTCAAAATACTCCCTCTATCTAGCCTTCATTATCTAGTATCTAGCTTGATGAGCTTCATCCCACTTCTGATACACCGCTTCAAATAGCTCCTCGATTTTTCTTCTAGTCTCAAGTGAGATGCGCTGTTTTTGAATTTGGTGGTCGAGCCACTTCTGCACCTGTGGAGCATAGTCTTGACGCACGTTGTAGTGGTTACCTGATGCAGGCGAGGACTTGGGCGATCGCGGTGGGAGCCAGGTGGTATGTAATGTAAAACCGAGATGCAACTGAGGGTGGCTAAGCCGACAGAGGGGTTGCCCTCCCAGATTATCCTTCTCGGCATCAAAGATCCAGATCTCGCTGTTGTTTTGTCGGGGTTGCTCATCAAGGGGGCAATCACAATCGCTTGGCGTAATCACGACACAAACGATATAACCTTGCCTGGAACCTGTCGAATTTGCCTTGGGAATAAATTGGGCAGATGTCCCCAAATATCCTTTTGGAAACTGATAAGAATCCATCAGTTGAATACCAATAGGTAAACCCTCTATATCTCGTTCAATATGTACTCGGCAAAGATTAGAAGGGATGCCCTCTAGAGCAATTTCAAACAGCGTTAAATGGGTTAACTCAGAGCCATCAGATGTGGGTGATAAGATAGCTGTCACCGATTCGTCATCTGGCTCACCAACAGGAACGACCCGATCTTCGTAATCTTCATACAAATTCAAAACATGTTGAGAAAGAGTATCAGTCCAACAGCCCCAACTATTCCAATAAATGTCATTGAATTGGGCTGAGTGCTGCTCATTGCGACAGGCATAAAATGCTGTAGCCCAGGTTTTATCAATATCATACTTGGTGTAAGGAATCACTTTCTGATTGTCTACATCAATGACATAACATCCCACTCGATTTACATCTGTCGGACCACAAATTGAGCCAGCTAATTGTCTCAAACTACGAGTAATTCCTAAGTCTTTGTAGATTGATAGATCGCTAATTCTCAATGTTTCTGAGGGATCAGTCGCACAAATATGAGCCGCATGAAGCACAATCTTGCCATCAGGATTCTCATAATCAACGATGTAATGAGTCATCGGATATTCAAGCTTGAAATGCTGTGCCTTGACTCGCTTTTTTCCGGGAATTAAATCCGCTCGACGAACAACGTAGAGATTCGTTTCAGGATAAGCCGCATAGTCGAACAAATACATGATTAACAGCAAAACCTGGTTTGCAATGTCATCATGCAAAAAAGGGATAACCTCACTTAAATCAAACTTAAATGCCGTGTCAGTCAAGATTACAAAATCTCTTGTCAACGCCATTTGGTGTAACGTCTGGCGAATTTTGATGGGATATCCCTTTGAGTTAACAACCTTCCATTGATCCAGGGTCTTTGTTTTCTCTGAGGCAAATGGCTTACCATCCCATCGCAACAAATAAACAGCATCCCCTTTACCAAAGATCAAATTGATGAAGAAGTGAAAGATATCATCAACTGCCAAAAAAATGTTGAGAGATACAGCGATCGCTCTCAGTCTTCGCTTTAGTGGAGATGCCTTTACACTTTCTAATAATTTCTCAAGACGAAGCTTAAGCGATCGCGACAGCCACAAAATCGTGGAGATCGATTTACTAACATTTACGGTAAAGAATTCACCATCTTGTTTCTCTCCACCTTGTGGGTCAAAACAAGGATGAGAGGTAGACATCACTTGCGAAAAAGGCAGATTGCCCGTGAGAGATGTAGTAGCATTCCACTCATCATTCCAACCAATTGGAGCAACTAATTCGAGTGTGTCAGGATCAACTTCAAAATGACGGCCTGTATCCCATGTGATTAACAATCTCTCTTGATCATCCGTTGAAAACTTAAAGGGAACAAAAGCGGTATTGAGTTGATTACGAATTCCTAAACTCACAAAAGTATCTTTAACAAATGAGAGTCGGCCATACCCAAAATTCTTAAATTTAAGGTCTTGAAACTGTTCCTCATTCTGTGTCAATTCATCCGCATAGTAACAGGGCGGTTTAACAATTCGAGTTTTGACAGTGGCTTTTCCCTCGACAAAATCAACTCGATAAACCATGCCATCTCCGTTAAATAACGGAGTCAAACCATCAGCAGCAGGTAATGCAATATGTGCATTATTCTCTGGATCAGGGCGATAGGAATCTAGCGTGCCTGCTGGGGCAGTTAAGAAGAAATGACCTTCTAAATCAGGGGGTAAAGTTGTATCTTCAATGCCACAGGTTTTCTTGATATTCAGTTGTAGATGGTCAATCTCTTCACGACTAACTGAGAGGATCGCTTTAGGAAAAAACTGAGGATCTGTCTGATTCATAGGAATGACGAGTCAAAAGATTGGGGGCAATGAAAACCTAGATCCCCGGCTTTCAAAAAACCGGGGATCTCAACGCTGTATCCGTGAAAACAATATCGCCTGAATGTTTGAGGTTCTAAGGTGCTGATGGGGTTTATTAATGAGCCTCGTTGATTGCTTGAATTATCCCCACCAACTTATTAACTATATAGGGTTAATTCCTTTGAATTATGCATAAGATAAACGCTTCAGTCCGGTATTCTAGCTTACCGTTTGTCGCGATTTAGTACCTGAAAAGCGATCGCGAATTCGGTCTAATTCTAGTTCTGTCAAGTAATCAACCGCCCAGTTTGCCCGACGCTGCATCATGTGAAATGGGTAGGTATTCGCCACACCAACCACCTGAATGCCTGCCCGTTTTGCCGCTTCAATACCTGCAAACGTATCTTCGATCGCCAGACATTCATTGGGTTGCAATAGTAAATCAGGAAACTGTTGATTTAACCGTTTAATCGCTAACAAATATCCTTCTGGCTCTGGCTTGCTCTGCGTAATTTCGTCACCTGCCACGATCGCCGCAAAGTGTTGAGACAACTGCGATCGCTCCAACACTAACTCAATCTCAGCCCGCATGGCACCGCTCACCACCGCCATCTTGATCTGGGCTGACCGCAATTGAAAGATCAAATCGGCTAACCCAGGGTAAATTGGGAGTTTCTCAATCACCTCTAGCTGTTGTTGATAGGCACGCGATTTGCGAGCGATCAACTCATCTAAATATTTGTCCGTCACTATTCGACCTCGCCGCGCCAACAGATCGGTCAAACAGGCGCGATCGCTTCGTCCTACGCAGACCTGCCAATATTCCTCCGGTTTGGGGCGCAGATTTTCTTCAATCAAAAGCTGATCGATCAACTTTTGATGTAACGGCTCATCATTAATAATGACTCCGTTGAAGTCAAACAAAACGGCTTTTAGCATACGGTAGCCTTTGGGGAGCGAGCAATGGGAAACAGAAGAATAAAAATTTAATAATTTATTAATAATTTATCGTCCATCGTTCGTGGCTAATGGTCAATGGCAGGATGTGCAACTTTTGCCCCTCATCCTAACCTTTCTGCCAGAGAGGAGCTTTTCAAAAAAGCTAAAATTCCCTCGCTTGTAGGAAAAGGCCAGGGTAAGGGCACTAACAATAACCGATCAACCGAACCAATCATTGCCGATTAACCGCTGACTACCCACTGCTCGCCACCGACCGTTGACCATTGATCACGAATCTCCTCAAGCGATCGCCCCAACCTCGGCTTCACGCCCCGCGTAATTTGGTGAATACCCCAGACCATCTCCGTTTGCACCGCTCCAAATCCGGCACTACCCATCCAGGCATCGACACTTCCAGCGGCAAAATCCTTGATATAGGGTTCTTCAAAGATCTCCATCAACCAGGGAGTATGGCGCAAGACTCCTTGATTGCCGTCTAAAATAATCACCTCGCCACCAACTGTGAGCAGACGAAAAGCTTCTTGCAAGATCTGCTTTGAAACTTCAGACGGAGTTTCATGAAACAGCAGCGATGCGGTCACCAGATCAAAGCTGGCATTGGGAAGTCCTGTACTTTCGGCATTGCCATGTCGAAACTGGATCGGCAAACTGGCATCCCGTGCTTTGTCTTCTGCAACCACAAGCATGTAGGGCGACAGATCTATGCCAATCACCTCGGCATCTGGAAAGGCATACTTCAACAGACGAGTTGTGCTCCCCGTACCGCACCCCAAATCCAAAATCCGCCGGGGTTTTCCCTGGACATGCTCAATCACGCTTTGCCGTACCCATTCCTCGTTGGGTGCTAAAACGTATTGGGTAATGGGATCATAGGAAACCGCCGCACCGATCGTGAGATACCCCC contains these protein-coding regions:
- a CDS encoding carotenoid oxygenase family protein, which codes for MNQTDPQFFPKAILSVSREEIDHLQLNIKKTCGIEDTTLPPDLEGHFFLTAPAGTLDSYRPDPENNAHIALPAADGLTPLFNGDGMVYRVDFVEGKATVKTRIVKPPCYYADELTQNEEQFQDLKFKNFGYGRLSFVKDTFVSLGIRNQLNTAFVPFKFSTDDQERLLITWDTGRHFEVDPDTLELVAPIGWNDEWNATTSLTGNLPFSQVMSTSHPCFDPQGGEKQDGEFFTVNVSKSISTILWLSRSLKLRLEKLLESVKASPLKRRLRAIAVSLNIFLAVDDIFHFFINLIFGKGDAVYLLRWDGKPFASEKTKTLDQWKVVNSKGYPIKIRQTLHQMALTRDFVILTDTAFKFDLSEVIPFLHDDIANQVLLLIMYLFDYAAYPETNLYVVRRADLIPGKKRVKAQHFKLEYPMTHYIVDYENPDGKIVLHAAHICATDPSETLRISDLSIYKDLGITRSLRQLAGSICGPTDVNRVGCYVIDVDNQKVIPYTKYDIDKTWATAFYACRNEQHSAQFNDIYWNSWGCWTDTLSQHVLNLYEDYEDRVVPVGEPDDESVTAILSPTSDGSELTHLTLFEIALEGIPSNLCRVHIERDIEGLPIGIQLMDSYQFPKGYLGTSAQFIPKANSTGSRQGYIVCVVITPSDCDCPLDEQPRQNNSEIWIFDAEKDNLGGQPLCRLSHPQLHLGFTLHTTWLPPRSPKSSPASGNHYNVRQDYAPQVQKWLDHQIQKQRISLETRRKIEELFEAVYQKWDEAHQARY
- a CDS encoding HAD family hydrolase — encoded protein: MLKAVLFDFNGVIINDEPLHQKLIDQLLIEENLRPKPEEYWQVCVGRSDRACLTDLLARRGRIVTDKYLDELIARKSRAYQQQLEVIEKLPIYPGLADLIFQLRSAQIKMAVVSGAMRAEIELVLERSQLSQHFAAIVAGDEITQSKPEPEGYLLAIKRLNQQFPDLLLQPNECLAIEDTFAGIEAAKRAGIQVVGVANTYPFHMMQRRANWAVDYLTELELDRIRDRFSGTKSRQTVS
- a CDS encoding class I SAM-dependent methyltransferase, producing MAIRKDTIFERFLAPIFKNFLIDRDALTRYYHSKDWTKECDRLTDPTVVYPDYYRSQNFHSIEGGYLTIGAAVSYDPITQYVLAPNEEWVRQSVIEHVQGKPRRILDLGCGTGSTTRLLKYAFPDAEVIGIDLSPYMLVVAEDKARDASLPIQFRHGNAESTGLPNASFDLVTASLLFHETPSEVSKQILQEAFRLLTVGGEVIILDGNQGVLRHTPWLMEIFEEPYIKDFAAGSVDAWMGSAGFGAVQTEMVWGIHQITRGVKPRLGRSLEEIRDQWSTVGGEQWVVSG